CCGCCTCCTCGGCGTGACCTACCTGCCCCTGGGGACCACCGCCCACAAGCAGGGCCGCGTGGCCGGGGAGAACGCGACCGGCGGCTCGGCACGGTTCGCCGGGTCCGTCGGCACCCAGGTGGTGAAGGTCTTCGACCTCGTCGCCGCCCGCACCGGCCTCCGCGAGCACGAAGCCCGGGCAGCGGGGTGGGCACCGGTGAGCTCCACCGGGGTCGCCGATGACCACAAGCGCTATTACCCGGGCGCCCAGCCGATCACCATCCGCATCACCGGTGACGAGCGGGACGGGCGTCTCCTCGGCGCCCAGCTCGTCGGCCGGCTCGGCACCGAGACCGCCAAGCGCGTCGACACCTACGCCACCGCCCTCTTCGCGGGCCTCACCGTCGAGCAGGTCAGCGAGCTCGACCTCTCCTACACCCCACCTCTGGGCTCACCGTGGGACGCCGTCCAGATCGCCACCCAGCACTGGTCCCGCCAGGCCACCCACGTCCCTGCCTAGACCCCTGTCACGCACGAACGGCGCGCCCGGGACCAGCCCGGGCGCGCCGTCGGTGTCTGCTCGCTCAGCCCTCGCGGACCGGGACCTGCACGCAGGCCCAGCTCAGCGGGGGCAGGCTCAGCCGGACCCGGCCGTCCTGCACCCCGACCTCCAGGTCGCGCAGCCCGACGCCCTCCTGGCCCGGCCCGTTGGTGGTCAGGCGGTCCGCACCCTCGGGCACGGTCAGCACCTCCGCGACGGCACCCTCATCGGCGACCAGCCCGCGCAGCTCGACCTCGACGTCGGCGGCCTCGTCCAGACCGCGGTTGGCCAGGAAGAGGGCCACCTGGCCGTTGGCGGCGTCGTAGGTGGAGGCGACGTCCACGGTGTCCACGTCGCCGAAGCGGGCGGTCTCGTGCTGGTCCGAGCTCACCACGGTCTGCAGGATCTGGCCCTTGGCCAGGGCCGCGGTGCGCGCGAACGGGTGGAAGATCGTCTGGCGCCAGGCCGGACCGCCCTCCTCGCTGCGGATCGGGGCGATCACGTTGACCAGCTGGGCCTGGTTGGCGATCTGGACCCGGTCGCCGTGGCGCAGCAGGCTGTTGAGCAAGGTGCCCACCACCACGGCGTCGGTGACGTTGTAGGTGTCCTCGATCACCCGCGGGTGCTCCCGCCACGGCTGCTCGGCGATGCGGTGCGGCTGGTCCTCGGTGTCCAGGCCGCGCTGGTACCAGACGTTCCACTCGTCGAAGGACAGGTTGATCTGCTTCTTGCTCTTCAGCTTGGCCCCGACCGCGTCGGCGGTGGCGGCCACCCGGGAGATGAAGTGGTCGGTGTCGACCGAGGAGGCCAGGAAGCTGGCGGCGTCGCCGTCGTGCTCCTGGTAGTAGGCGTGCAGGGAGATGAAGTCCACCTCCTCGTAGGTGTGGGTGAGGACGGTCTCCTCCCAGGCGCCGAAGGTCGGCATCCCGGAGTTGGAGCTGCCGCAGGCCACCAGCTCCAGACCCGGGTCGACCAGACGCATCGCCTTGGCGGTCTCCTGGGCCAGCCGGCCGTACTCGGTGGCGGTCTTGTGCCCGATCTGCCAGGGACCGTCCATCTCGTTGCCCAGGCACCACAGCCGGATGTCGAAGGGCTCCTCGGCCCCGTTCTTGCGACGCAGGTCCGACCAGTAGGTGCCGCCGGGGTGGTTGGCGTACTCCACCAGGGCGCGGGCCTCCTCGACACCGGCGGTGCCGAGGTTGATGGCCTCCATCACCTCCACCCCGGCCTTGCGGGCCCAGGCCATGAACTCGTGCAGCCCGAAGCGGTTGGACTCGACGGTGTGCCAGGCCCCGTCCAGGCGGCGCGGGCGGTCCTCCACCGGGCCGATCCCGTCGGTCCAGCGGTAGCCGGAGACGAAGTTGCCACCGGGGTAGCGGATGACGGTGGGGCCCATCTCCGAGACCAGGTCCAGCACGTCGGTGCGGAAGCCGTCCTCGTCGGCACTGGGGTGGCCGGGCTCGTAGATGCCGGTGTAGACGCAGCGCCCCATGTGCTCCACGAAGGAGCCGAAGAGACGGCGGGGCACCTCCCCGGCGGTGAAGTCGCGGTCGACGACGATGCGGGCGCGGGTCATGGGAGATCGGTCTCGCTCTCTTGTTCGGTTCGGGGGGTGGGCAGGTCGGGGGGAGGGGTCACTGGCCACCGAAGCCGGTGGTGGCGACGCCCTTGATGATCTGGCGCTGGAAGAAGAGGAAGACGATGATCAGCGGCAGCGCGGCCAGCATCGCGGCAGCCATGTTCTGCGCGTACTGGATGCCGTAGGCGCTCTTCACCGTCTGCAGGCCCACCGGCAGGGTCATCAGGTTGGTGTCGTTGACGGCGATGAAGGGCCACAGGAAGTTGTTCCAGGCCCCGATGAACAAGAAGATCGACACCGCCGCCAGGATCGGCCGCGAGAGCGGCAGCACCACCGACCAGAAGACGCGCAGCCGGTGCGCGCCGTCCACCCGGGCGGCCTCCTCCAGCTCGATCGGGACGGCGTCGAAGAACTTCTTGAGGATGTAGACCATCGGTGGGTGCACCAGCTGGGGCAGGATGATCGCGGCGTAGGTGTCGATCAGGTTGAGCGCCAGCATCTGGTCGAACAGCGGCACCAGCAGGATCTGCGGGGGCACGATGATCGAGCCGATGATGGCGTAGAAGAGCACCTTCTTGCCGGTGAACTCCAGCCGGGAGAAGGCGTACCCGGCCAGCGCCGATATGGCCACCCCGCCGAGGGTGATGATCGCCGAGGTGAGCAGGCTGTTGCCCACCCACAGCGGCAGCTGACCGCCGGCGATGGTGCGGACGTAGGCGTCCAGGGTCAGCCCGGCCTCGGGGATCAGGGTGATCGGGGTGGCGGCGGCCTCGGTCTCGGTCTTGAGCGAGGTGATCAGCGCCCACACGAAGGGCACCAGCCAGGTCACGGCCAGCACCAGCAGGGCCACGAAGGCCAGGGCCCGCCAGGGTGACGGCCCCCGTCCGCGCGAGGTGCTGGTGGTGGTGCGGCGGTCGGTCAGGTCGGGTGTCGCGTCTGCGGTGAGAGTGGCCATGTCAGTTGCTCCTCCGGGCGGCGATCCTCATCTGGACGAGCGAGAGGACGATGATGATGGCGAAGAAGATGTAGCTGATCGACGCGGCGTAGCCGAGCCGGTAGCCGGTGAAACCGGTCTGGTAGACGTACTGGACGATCGAGCGGGTGACCCCGGCCGGACCGCCCTGGGTCATCATGTAGATCTGGTCGAAGACCTTCAGCGAGGCCAGCACCTGCAGGATCACGATCAGCACCGTGGTCGGGCCGAGCTGGGGGATGGTGATCGAGAACAGCTGGCGCCAGCCGCTCGCACCGTCGATGGCCGCCGCCTCGTACTGGGCGGCGGGGATGTTCTGCAGCGCGGCGAGGTAGAGCAGGAAGTTGAACCCGATCGTCCACCACACCGTGGTGACGACGACCGACACCATCGCGGTGTTCTCGTCCTGCAGCCAGGAGACCGGCTCCAAGCCGATCGCGCCCAGCCCGGCGTTGATCAGCCCGAGGTCCGGGCTGTACATCCAGTTCCAGAACAGCGCGACGACGGTCGAGGCCAGCAGGTAGGGCAGGAAGAACGACAGCCGCCAGAACCACTGGCCCTTGATGCCGGTGTTGACCAGCAGCGCCAGGACCAGCGAGATGACCACCAGCGGGACGGTGCTGAGCACGGTGAAGACCACCGTGTTCCACAGCGAGGACCACATGTCGGGGTCGGTGAGGGCCTCGGCGTAGTTCGCGAGGCCGACGAACTGGTTGTTGGCCCCGGTGAGGCTGAGCCCGGTCAGGCTCTGCCAGAACCCGTAGACGATCGGCACGATCAGGAAGGCCACGAAGAAGAAGGTGAAGGGGGCCACGAAGGCCCAGCCGGCGAGGTTGTCGTGGCGCTTCCGCGCGTCGCGGGTCGTCGTGGGCCTCAGAGGCGCGGGGTTCGCCTCGGTGGTCTGGATCGAGGTGGTCATCGTCGTCCTCCTCCGTGGGTGGTCGGGTGGGCCGGGAGCGTGCTCATCAGGCCACCGGGTTCGGGGCGGCCAGGAGCGCGTCGATGCGCTCGGCGAAGCCGAGCATCCCCTGCTCGGCGGGGATGCGGCCCAGCAGGGCGTTCTGCACGTTCTCGGCGAAGTAGGTCTGGAAGTCCGAGCCGGAGCCGGTGAAGTAGGCCGGCGGGTCGTAGTTGATGATCTCGGTGGCGTCGGCGTAGCTGCTCTGCGGCAGCGACTGGTACTCCTCGCTCTCCACCACCGGGAGGTAGGCGGGGATGTGACCGGCCTGGGCCCAGGTGGCGGAGTCCTTGAGCATGCTGGCCACGAACTCGTAGGCCGCCGCCCGGCGCTCAGGATCCACCACGGACTGGCGGGGGAGCACGAAGGCGTGCGAGTCGGCGTAGGCGGCCGGCTCGGTGAACATCGTCGGGATGGTGGTGGCGGCCAGCGGGATGCCGGCGTCGAGCATCGTGGGGGTCTTCCAGACGCCGGTGAACAGGACGCCGCTGGTGCCGCTGGCGAACTCGGCGATGGCGCTGTCGATGCTGGCGTTGGCGGAGGTGACGGTGCCGTCCAGCATGGACTTCAGGGTGTCCAGGGCGACGACCGCGGCGTCCATCTCGTACTGCATCGGCTCACCGGAGTTGAGCGTCATCTCCGCCCCCTGCTGGCGGTACAGGGTGTAGAAGAAGCGCCACATCTGCGCACCGTCGGCCAGGAACCCGTAGGAGAGACCGGTCCGCCCGGTGACCTCGGCCAGCCGGCGCCCGACCTCGAGCATCTCCTCCGGGGAGGAGAACTCGACCAGCCCGTCGGGGGTGGCGACGCCGGCCTGGTCGGCGATGTCGGTGTTGACCATCATGATGAACGGGTGGGCGTCGATGGCGACGGAGTAGACCTCGCCCTCGTAGGTGCCCTTCTCCCAGATCCGCTCCGGCTGGGTCGAGGGGCCGATGCCCAGCCGCTCCAGCTCGGTGGTGTCCCAGGGCTCCAGCAGCCCGCCGGGGGCGTAGCCGGCCACCCGGGTGTGGTGCATGATCGCCAGCTCCGGGGCCCGGCCGCCGACCGAGGCCATCGCCAGCTTGGTGTAGTACGGCGCGCCCCAGGCCAGCACGGTCTGCTGGGCGTCGAACTCGCTGCGCTCGTTGACGGCGGCGACCATGTCGCCCATCAGGATGCCGTCACCACCGCTCATCAGGTGCCAGTAGTCCAGCCGGGGCTTGGTGCCGCCGGAGCTGCAGCCGCTCAGGCCCAGCAGGCCGGCGCCGGCGACGGCGGAGGCGCCGAGCAGTCGTCGTCGCGACAGCCTCGGCGCTGGGACGGGTACGTCGATCGAGTTCGTCATGGGCTCCCCACTTCGTCGTGGATGATGGTGCTGTGACGATTCCATCGTTGTAAGACAGAGTCAAGAGGAAGCGCCGGGCGACATCCCGGACGTCAGCGGAGCTCGAGGGGGCCGGTGCTCTCCCGGGCCACCACGCGGTGGCCCACGGTCCGCACCCGGACCGGGGCGGCGGGGTCACCGATGCGGTGGGTCAGCAGGTCCAGGGCGGCCTCGGCCACCTCACGGCGGTCGAAGGAGATGGTGGACAGCGAGGGGGAGGCGTAGCGGCCCTCCTCGATGTCGTCGTAACCGGCCACGGCGACGTCCTCGGGGACCCGGACGCCGGCGCGCAGCAGGGCGCCCACCGCACCGATGGCCAGGCTGTCGGTGAAGCACACCACCGCGTCGGGGAGCGGGTGGGCGGAGCGCAGCAGCCCGGCCATGGCGATGTGGCCGAACTCGATGCTCCAGGCATCGGTGGCGACCTCCAGGCAGGGGTCGGGGGCCAGCCCGGCCTCGCGCAGGGCCTGGTGGTAGCCGGCCAGCCGGAGCTGGGAGCTGGCCGTGTTCATCACCCCGAGCACGGCGACCCGTCGGCGTCCGCTGCGCAGCAGCGCGCGGACCAGGGTCCGCACCGCGGCGGGGTTGTCCACCCAGACGTGGTCGACCGCCGGCTGGTCCACCTCGCCGATCAGCACCACCGGCGGCAGCGGCCCGGTCTGGCGGACCGCGGAGGACTCCAGCAGCACCGGGTTCAGCACCAGCCCGTCCACCTGGTGCTCCCGGGCCCGGGTGAGCAGCATGGCCTCGCCCTCGGCGTCGGTGGTCTCCTCCACCAGGACGTTCCACCCGCGCGGCTTGGCCGCCCGGACGAAGGCCTGCACCATCGTGGCGGAGAAGGTGGTGGAGAGGTCGGGCAGCGCCAGCGCGATCACCCCGGTGCGCCCGTTGCGCAGACCGCGCGCGGCCAGGTTCGGGACGTAGTCCAGCTCGGCCAGGGCCTGCTCGACCCTGGTCCTCGTCGCCTCGCTGACCGGCACCGTCCCGGTGATCACGTTCGAGACGGTCTTGGGTGAGACACCGGCGAGCCTGGCCACGTCCTTGACGGTTGCCCGCACCGGCCGCACCTCCTCGGCCCGGAGTGTAGCCAGCCGAGGGCTCCTCGGGGTGGTTAGTCTCGTCGGGCCGGAGGGGCCGGTGACCAGGACGGACGGGGGACGGGTGCTGGAGGTGCTGGAGGAGGTGCTGGCCCGGATGGGTCGGACCCAGCCGGTGCCCCCGGTGACCACCCTGCTGGCCCTGGCGGCGGTGGCCGCGGTGCTGGTCGTCCCGCGGCCGCTGTGGCGCGTCAGCCGGATGCTGGTGACCATCGTGCACGAGTCCGGGCACGCGGTGGCCGCGGTGCTGACCGGGCGCCGGCTGAGCGGCATCCGGCTGCACTCCGACACCTCCGGGCTGACGGTCTCGCGCGGACGTCCGCGGGGGGCGGGGATGGTGGTGACCCTGCTCGCCGGCTACCCCGCGGCGGCGGTCTTCGGGGTGGCCACGGCCGCGGTGCTCGGCACCGGGCGCGCGGTGGCCTTCCTGTGGGTGGTGCTGGGGCTGCTGGCCCTGATGCTGCTCCAGGTCCGCAACCTCTACGGCCTGCTGGTGGTGCTGGTGGTGGGCGGCAGCCTGGGTGCGGCCACCTGGCTGCTGCCGGGGACGTACCTGTCCTGGCTGGCCCACCTGATCTGCTGGGTGCTGCTGCTGGCCGCACCGCGGCCGGTGGTCGAGCTGCTGCTCTCCGGTCGCCACCCCGGCTCGGACGCCGGTCAGCTGGCCCGGCTGACCCGGGTGCCGGAGCGGGTCTGGCAGCTGCTCTTCCTGGTGGTCACCTCCGCGGCGACCGTGCTCGGTGCCGCGCTGCTGCTCCCGCTGGAGGAGTGGACCGCCGCCTGGTGGGGCTGAGCGGGCACCTCCAGCGGGGGCCGTTCAGCTGAGCGGCTCGTCCAAGACCACCTGCAGCGCGGCCAGGGTGGCGGCGTCACCGCTGGTGCTCAGCGGGCCGGCGAAGGGTCGGTGCCAGAGCCACAGGTCCAGGTCGGCGGCGCTCCCGGCCACCTCTGCGGTGGCCTCCGCGCCGTCGGGGGCGAGGTCGAGGCAGGGGACCGTGCCCTCCCTCGGGTCGGTGAACGAGCCGACGACGTGCAGCCACCGGTGGCCGGTGTCCACGGCGGTGAAGCCCACCACCTGACCGGGGGTTGCGGTGAAGTCGCAGCCGGCCGGTGGCTGGCCGAACATGACGGTCAGCGTCTCGTCGACACCGTCGGCGGCGAGCCCCGGCTCCAGCGGGCTGGGGGACGTCCCGGCGGCCAGCTCGGCGTCGACCCGGTGCACCAGCGCCTCGTGGGCCTGGCGGCGGTGGATGAACCCCGCGGTCTGCTCCGGTGCCCAGGTCCAGCGGTGGTCGTCCGGTGCGGTGCCGCGGACGGCCCCGACCAGCGCCTGGTTGGCCTCCTCGAAGCCGGCCAGCAGACCGGCGTGGTCGTCCCGCGGCGGCGGCTGCAGGGCGGCCACCTCGTCGTCGGTGGTCAGGCCGTCGGCCAGGACCCGGGCCCAGTAGAGCTGGACCTGGGTGAGGTGGTGCAGCAGGTCGTCGGCGTCCCAGCCCGGGCAGGTGGGCACCGGCTCGGTGCCGGTGAGGCCGGCCAGGGCGTCGCGGAAGCGGAGGGACTCGTCGTGGACGGCACGCAGGTAGAGGCTCTGGTCCATGCCACCACCGTAGGGGCCCGGGGCCGCCGCCGCCCGGAGTTAGGCTGGACACCATGGCGACACCAGGCACGTCCCTCAAGCCGGCTGAGCAGGTCCGGACCGCGCCCGTGCTGGCCCTGGGGTTGGTGGGTGGCTACCTGACCGCACGGGAGTCCGGCATCCGACCGCTGGGCGGGCTGGTGCTGGTTGCCGCCGGCGCCCTGGCCCTCCGGACGGCCCTCGTCCGGCGCGGCCCGGCGGTGGCGGTGGGTCTGGGCGCGCTGTACGTCGGCGGCTTCGGCGCCTCCCACCCGCTGGCGAAGACGCTCGGCGCGTGGCCGTCGGTGCTGGCGGTGACCGCGGTCAACGTCGTCGCCGCGCACCTGCTGGTCGACGCCCCGGACGACGTGGCCCGTCCTCGGGCGGCGTCTGCAGCACCAGCTCGGATCCGGTGACGCCTCCAGCCGGGCTCGGCTGCAAGGGATCCCGAGGTGGTCTCCGGTCTCCCTCCTGAGTCGGACCAGGGCGCGCGACGGGCGTCCGCCGCGGCCCGGACCATGCGCAGCTGTGACGACGAGCGGGTCGTGCCACTGGCGCTGGACCCGCTCGGCCCGGCCAGCGTGACGGCCGAGGAAGAGAAGGACCGCAGCAGAGGTCGTCCGGCCAGATCCCTAGCATGAGGAGCGTGGCTGATCCGACCTTCGTCGTCTTCCTGAACGGCTCCTACGGGGTGGGCAAGTCGTCGGCCCTGGACCACCTCGGAGACGTGCTGGCTGAGCACGGCCAGCCCTTCAGCCTGATGGACGTCGATTGGTACCACCGCTCATGGCCACCGTCGCAGGACGACCCCGACAACGTCCTCACCGAGGCCGCCAACATGACCGCGGTCTGGAACAACTACCGACAGACCGGCCCTCGGCAGCCCGTCGTGGCCGGCGTCATGGCGTCTGAGGAAGACCGCCAGCGGTACGAGCAGGCCTTCGCTCTGCCAGTGCGCTCGGTCCGGCTCGTGGCCAGCGCCACGGTCACCGAGGCCCGCCTACGACGCCGGTACACCGAGCACCAGAGCCAAGCGCTGCACTGGCACCTCCAACGGCACCTCGCCTTGAGCACGCAGCTGGCCCTGCGCCACCTCGACGACCTGGTCATCGGGACGGATGAGCAGCCACCCCGATCGGTAGCCGAGAGGGTTGCTGACTTCTTCGGCCTGCTTCCAGCTCTGCCCCGTCAGGTAGAGCCGTAAGGCGTCCAGCGATCAGGGCCGTGGTCGTGCCCACGTCCTGCCGGGGTTGGTCGTGACCGGATCGAGACCACCGTCGGCGACGTCGAGCCCTAGCGTCACCGACATGAGGTCAGCCGTGGTGAGACGGCGGTGCGGACTGCTCCTCGCAGTGGGTGTGCTGACCAGCTGCGCACAACCGCCGAACTTGTTGCCGGACCACGTCGACGTCCCGAGCCCTTCCACTCCTGCTACCGCCGACGCTGCTGCTGCTCCTGGACCTCGAGGGTCGAGCGATCAACGTCCGACGGCCCCGCGACCCGTGCGGCGAGCCGCGGAGCGAGGTGGCCGAGGCAGTGGAGGCACTCGAGATCACCGACGTGACGACCTACACCTTCGACGAGGGTGCGTACTGAGGCGGTGGCCCGGTCGAGCAAGTCCTGGAGAGCGCAGGCGTCGCCGCAACAGCGGAGGTGAACCTGCTGGCGTGACCGTGATGGCGGGTCAGCGGTCACCCACCACGGGGACTGCATGGAGAGTGCTCGGCCGATGTCGCGGTGGACGATCACTACTGGGACGGGACGGCGGCGGTGATGAGCGTCCCGATGTTCTCCCCGAGGCAGATGCGCCCCATCAGCTGCTGCTGGGCCACGTCGAAGACGTGCATCGTCAGGCCCTGCTCACCGGCGAGGACGAAGGCGCTGGTGTCCATCACCTTGATGCCTGTGGAGATGGCGGCGTCGTAGGTGAGGTGGGTGAACGGGACGGCGTCGGGGTGGACGTTGGGGTCCTTGTCGTAGACGGCGTCGATGTCGCGCTTGGCGACCAGGAGTGCGTCGGCCTCCAGCTCGAGCGCGCGCTGGACCGAGGGGTAGTCGGTGGTCACGTAGGGCTGGCCGATCCCGCCGGCCAGGATCACGATCCTGCCCTGGTCCAGGTGGGAGAGGGCTCGTAGCCGGATGAACGGTTCGGCGACGGACTGCATCGGGACCGCGGTCATCACCCGGACGTCGGCGCTGGTCGCGCCGTGAGGGCGCCACGCATCATGAGGGCGTTCATGACGGTGCCGAGCATGCCGATGTTGTCGGCCTCGGCTCGTCCGATGCCCCAACCCTCAGCCATCCGACCGCGGAAGTAGTTGCCGCCGCCGACCACGACGGCCACCTGGACCCCGAGGTCGTGGACGGCGAGGACCTCCTCGCTCAGGTGCGCGAGCCGGTCAGGTTCAACCCCCCAACCTGTGTCCCCAGCCAGCGCCTCACCGCTCAGCTTCACGACCACTCTGCGGTATCGGGGCATGGCGAGTCCTGTCGTCGAGGCGGGGCTGCAGGTCAGTACAGCGCACCGGCCACGTCCTGTACACGCGCACCCCCGAGAAGAAGATGCGGTCGTATCGCGGATACTTCGGTGGTGGCACCTGCTCCCGATCGTCAGCCGCCGTTCGCGGCGGTCCTCGATGTGCTGACTCGAGTGGACCCGGAGGGCCTGTCGAGCGTCGGCGCACCGGCTGACGAGTACGCCTTCGAAGCCGACGATCTCGCCGGGCGGCTGCGCGACGGTCGCACGGTCACCGCCGAGGTGGTCGTCGACGTCTGGGAGCGGTGGTTCGGACCCGGCAGCGGATACGTGCGGCGAACGTCGATGTCCCAGGTCGCCGAGCTGGCCGCAGAGCTCGACGCGTTGCGTTGAGCTCGGTCCGGTCAGGGATCGTTCAGCGGGACCGTGGGGCCGCACTCTTGGCGGGCGGTATCGAACCCTGCGCGGACGAGGCTTCTCGGGTCAGAGGGCGGTGTCGAGCAGCCCGCGGATCTTGTCGACGCTGCGCTCGGTCGACTCCACGGAGGTGTCCACCTCGAGGTGGTAGTCCTGCTCGTGCACGGCAGTGAACTCGGGGACGTCCAGGTCGACCGGACCGTCGCGGCGGTCACCACGCCGGAGCTCCCGCTGCTGGGCCAGCGGCAGTGGGCATCGGACGCCGATCAACGTCACGGCGTACCGGGCGAACAGGGGCTCGTAGAGCTCCCGCGTGCTAGGCAGGATGATCGCCTCCGCGATCACCATCAGCCCCTCGTCCGCGACCGCCCCCATCGATCTCAGGTACGCCCGCACCATCAGGGAGAACAGCGGCGGCGTCGTCGGAGCCAGCCAGAACTCCGACCTGATACCGGTCAGGAACTCGTCCAGCGACAGGTGGAAGGCCGGTACAGGCAGGGCACGCTGCAGCGCCTCGGCCAAGGTCGTCTTGCCCGCCGAAGGTGAACCGTTGAGCAGGACGATCGGCGTGGGCACCCGCTCAGGCTAACGACACGGTCAGACGCCACGCTGCGTGAGCTCCCTGAGGGCGACGCGCAACGCTCGGGATGCCGGGCGACGGGATTGACCTGGTCCTGGGAACAGGGTGTCGACTCACACCGACACGGACCAGACGCGGGTCCGACGGCACCGGCTGCAGGCGGCCCGGTGCTGACGTGCTCCTGTCCGGTTCCGACCCGTCACCGCACGCCGACGTCCGCAGCGACGAGCTGCCCCACACCCAGGAGAACCCGATGACCGTGCACCTGAGCCACCCCGACGGCCTGCTCGAGCAGACCGACTACGCCCCCGTCGCCGTGGCCACTGGGTCCCGCCTGGTCCTGCTCGCCGGGCAGGCGGGAGTCACTGCTGGGGGCCAGCCGAGCTCGGCCGACCTCGCCGGCCAGGTCCACTCCGCGCTGCACAACGTCGTCACGGGGGTGGTCGGTGCCGGCGGCACCGTCGACGACATCGCCCGCCTGACCATCTACGTCGTCGGGTGGACCGAGGAGATGGCGCCCCCGCTCTTCGAGGGCCTCTCCCGGGCCCAGGCGAGCGACGGGTACAGCTCCCCGCTGCCGCCCATCACCGTCATCGGCGTCCAGGCCCTCTGGGCGCCCCAGTTCCTCGTGGAGATCGAGGCCACGGCCGTCCTGGCCTGAGCCGGCCCCACCAGCAGAGAGGCAGGACATGCATCGAGACGTCGGGCAGACCGGGCCGGGTGGAGCGGACCTCCTGCGGCACCGGCAGGACGGTCAGCCGTTGGCCCTGAGGGTTGTGCGGGGCCGTGGTGGAGGTGAGCTCACGTGCGTGATCTAGGAGCCTTCGAACGGGCCTACGAGATGTGGTCGCGTGAGCGGCCGATGCACTTCTGCCTCGTGGCCGAGCTGTCCGGGGGCGTCACGACGTCCGGGCTCGAGGCGGCGCTGCGGGTCGTTCAGCACCGGCACCCCCTGCTCTCGGCGCGGGTGGTCGACGACCCGGGCGGGACGGGAGCGGCGCCGGCGTACTTCGCGCCGAGCGACCTGCTCATCAGCACCCGCATCGAGACCGGCGCCGACTGGGAGCAGGTGGTGGGCCTGGAGCTCGCCACGCCGTTCGAGGTCGGCGCGGGCCCGCTGGCACGCACGGTGCTCATCCCCGCCCCGTCGAGCGGGGACCAGCTGGCCCCCGACGGCGCTGGCCAGCGCGGGCCCCGGGGATCGGACCACCTCGTGCTGACGCTGTCGCACACCATCGCCGACGGGTTCTCCGCGCGGCTGGTGCTGGAGGAGGTGGTGGCGGTGCTGAACGGCCAGGTGCTCGAGCCGCGTCCGGTCCCCGCCGCCCAGGAGTCGCTGCTGGACCAGCTCGAGCCGCCGAGCGCGGCCCCGACCGCCGGCGGCAGCGACGCCGTCGACCCACGGCTCGCGCTCCCATCACCCCTGCACCACGTCGACCGCACCCCACCGGGGGTGACGTCGCTGGCCTGGGACCGAACGGAGAGCGAGGAGCTGTACCGGCGGTGCCGGGAGCACGGCGTCTCGGTCAACGGTGCCCTGGTCGCAGCCGCGCTGGCGGTCGTCGACGGTGCCGGGGACGCCGATCACCTGCGGGTCAACATCCCCTACAGCCTGCGGGACCTGGTCCCGGCCGATGAGGACGTGGCCCTGTACATCGGCGGCCTGCGTCCGGTGCTGACGCGGGCGGACCTCTCCGGCGGCCCCTGGTCGGTGGCCAGCAGGATCACCGAGGCGTCGGTGACGGCCAAGAGCCCCGGCGGCGCACTGGCGGTCTCGGCAGGCATCCGGGCGATCATGGGGCTGGACGACGCAGCGGCGACCGAGCAGCTCAACATCGCCCAGGGCCTGGACCTGATGGTGAGCAACCTCGGACGGGTCGTCAAGGGGGTCGCCCCGGGTCGGGTGGCCATCGGCGCCCTCTGGGGTCCGGCGGTGCTGTCGCACTTCGAGGGCGAGCAGATGGTCGGCGTCCTCACCTACGGGGAGACGCTCCGCACGGTGCACGTCAGCCACACCCCGACCCCGGAGCTGCTGGAGCGGGTCAGGACCGTGCTGGTGGGTTGACCGCGGGGCCCACCGCACGACCGCCGTACTCCAGGCGCCTGCACCAGCGCGCACCGGGGGCGGGCGTGCGGCGGGTCCCCGGTGCCGCGATGCGGAACTGGCCGCCTGCCTGACACCGCCGCCCCAGTTGTGCGACCTG
The sequence above is a segment of the Auraticoccus monumenti genome. Coding sequences within it:
- a CDS encoding amino acid kinase family protein, translating into MPRYRRVVVKLSGEALAGDTGWGVEPDRLAHLSEEVLAVHDLGVQVAVVVGGGNYFRGRMAEGWGIGRAEADNIGMLGTVMNALMMRGALTARPAPTSG
- a CDS encoding maleylpyruvate isomerase family mycothiol-dependent enzyme, encoding MDQSLYLRAVHDESLRFRDALAGLTGTEPVPTCPGWDADDLLHHLTQVQLYWARVLADGLTTDDEVAALQPPPRDDHAGLLAGFEEANQALVGAVRGTAPDDHRWTWAPEQTAGFIHRRQAHEALVHRVDAELAAGTSPSPLEPGLAADGVDETLTVMFGQPPAGCDFTATPGQVVGFTAVDTGHRWLHVVGSFTDPREGTVPCLDLAPDGAEATAEVAGSAADLDLWLWHRPFAGPLSTSGDAATLAALQVVLDEPLS
- a CDS encoding RidA family protein; this encodes MLLSGSDPSPHADVRSDELPHTQENPMTVHLSHPDGLLEQTDYAPVAVATGSRLVLLAGQAGVTAGGQPSSADLAGQVHSALHNVVTGVVGAGGTVDDIARLTIYVVGWTEEMAPPLFEGLSRAQASDGYSSPLPPITVIGVQALWAPQFLVEIEATAVLA
- a CDS encoding amino acid kinase family protein, whose product is MTAVPMQSVAEPFIRLRALSHLDQGRIVILAGGIGQPYVTTDYPSVQRALELEADALLVAKRDIDAVYDKDPNVHPDAVPFTHLTYDAAISTGIKVMDTSAFVLAGEQGLTMHVFDVAQQQLMGRICLGENIGTLITAAVPSQ
- a CDS encoding M50 family metallopeptidase translates to MTRTDGGRVLEVLEEVLARMGRTQPVPPVTTLLALAAVAAVLVVPRPLWRVSRMLVTIVHESGHAVAAVLTGRRLSGIRLHSDTSGLTVSRGRPRGAGMVVTLLAGYPAAAVFGVATAAVLGTGRAVAFLWVVLGLLALMLLQVRNLYGLLVVLVVGGSLGAATWLLPGTYLSWLAHLICWVLLLAAPRPVVELLLSGRHPGSDAGQLARLTRVPERVWQLLFLVVTSAATVLGAALLLPLEEWTAAWWG
- a CDS encoding phosphotransferase-like protein, with the protein product MPTPIVLLNGSPSAGKTTLAEALQRALPVPAFHLSLDEFLTGIRSEFWLAPTTPPLFSLMVRAYLRSMGAVADEGLMVIAEAIILPSTRELYEPLFARYAVTLIGVRCPLPLAQQRELRRGDRRDGPVDLDVPEFTAVHEQDYHLEVDTSVESTERSVDKIRGLLDTAL